In Phaseolus vulgaris cultivar G19833 chromosome 7, P. vulgaris v2.0, whole genome shotgun sequence, the genomic stretch taaaaaaaatcaaaaaacttttttcttaaaaaaaatctttactCTTACCTCTATAACCCAGACAACACTTCGGCAACGTTGTGTACTCCTCCGCCTTGCTTCCAACAATTATGAAGAACCTCCACAACACTTGAAACCCAAGGATGAAGGTGAGCAGTGAGTGTGGAAGTGCTGAACGTTGCCCTTTTCAAATTTTTGCTCAAGGTTAATGTTGGAATATTtgaaattgtgggggtgcaggaaaaaaAACGTGGGGGTGCAGGAGTACAAGCCTCTTTAGAAAGGATGGCGTTCTCGAGTTTTTtttggcagtttcttcctgcacccctacagttttcttcctgcacgcccacaattttgtaaattctgAAACTGACCCCCACAATTTcgggatctgggagtgtgctacggattcatcaatccggaagtgaatcatgttgcattCCGGATGAGGGGTGCTCCGgaagcaaagtttgcataaattattgatttctggattgctgaatccggaagtctaatttctattatggattggtggatccagaatgatttttttcaattatggatttctgaatccagaatacatattttgaattacggattggcgGATCCAGAATAGTCTTTTTAattatggatgttttgcatttttttattttagattaacACTATCATTCATGTACTACCGGAAGCATCAATCCAGGAGATTACCAAATGCACCAATCCGAAAATTTACCGGAAGTGCCAATCCATAAATTTACCGGATTTCATAATCcggaatacaaaaaaaatgtacatTTTATATAGGGACAGTTTTGTCTTtgcacaactttgtggtggtgcaggaagaaaagtgtaggggtgcaagaagaaactgctgttttttttttgcacCATGCACCCTATCatctttcaaaattataatCTATACGGATTTGAAAAttcagaatttaaaaaatataattcaaaagtcaaatattcattttgaaaaaaaaaatacattccagaaaaaaaaaatcagaatacAGAATTTGAAACTACACTCCAGAAAagaatttctaaaattaaaaaatgtgttccAAAAATCTAATTCCAAAAAAATTTCTAGAAGAAAAGTGCATCttgaaaaaaaatccaaaaatataaaatgcgttccaaaaattcaaatatagaaatgTATTCCAGAAAAGGAATTTTGAAAGTATTTTTCGACCCACACTTTACTTTCATTTAAAGTCATTTTCGTTATCAAAAGGCATTTTTCTCATTTTGTCATTTTTAAAGACTGATTGGGTTCAAGTTGAAATTGATATGTTGCAGTGATAATTTGCCTTTCATTTTTCGTTGGTGCCTTTACTTTTCAGTAGATCGGGAATAGTTTTATAAACCTAAGAACCACCTACTTTGATCCAGGTGAGTTGAGAAATGATTGATCCAAATGTTATGAACATTTatataaagaggaaaaaatatttctatatgATACAATATATACTAATCAACGGTATTCCCTCACTAAGTCATCCATCCCCATGTTGACACTAACATCTCCTCCACTTTATCCATGTCCCAAGCCTTATAAACCCAATCTCCACAACATAATAATCATTCACTAATTGGCTAACGTAAAATAATGCACTCTCCCAAGCTATTTGCATGCTAGTTAGAGTTTTCTTTTCTGCAACTACAGAAGAAATACagtacaaaatatatattcagTCAACAATGGCAAGTATACAGATCAGAAAATTTGGTTGGCAGGGTAAGAAGCGACAATGAGAAATCCCCAATGAATTGTCTCAGTCTCATATATATGCTAGTGAACCACGGTCAAGGTCTGGCTGAGGTCGACCCCGAGTAGGAGTTGGTGGCCTCTGAATATTAAGTTCCTGACAGTATAACAAATTCACTTCAGTAAATGCTAAATATAATTATAGAGACAAAAATACTGCATAAGGGGGCTCACCTGCATCCATGTCTCATCCATTCCACGCTCAGGAGATGTTTCAGGAGACTGAAGGGGAGGTGGTAAAGGATGAATTAGTTTTGGAACCACCACCAAACCCCTGCCAACTACCAGTATAGCTCCTGCATTGTTTGCAGTTCCTAAACAAGACACATCGTTAAGATATAAGTGCTGGAAGATGCAAACTAGAACGCACCTGAGAAATTATGCTTACCACAATAGTTAGTAGCAGAAAAAAGGGTGATTAATTGTCCCTGGGCAAATCGTTCAAAACCATCCATGACACACTCATGGGCCCTTATAATGAGctgtaatttatttttcttacaaaaGTCCGTGACACGATCAGGCTgcataaaataagaaaaagtaaTAGGTGTCAGGTTCCCATTTAAATAGCAAGAACTTTGAGGCATGCCCACTGTTGAATAATCCCTTGTATAAAATGTAATGAGTGAAAAGATACGATTTTTGAATTGGGTCCAAAACAATAGTTGATATTTCATAATACTTTTGCATATCAAATGGTGTCTTAATTACTAATTCTAACTCCTACCCCTTTTTTGGTCTTGAAGAGAgctaaaatttattgttttacgttttcatttttcctttttggCTCTCAAGAAAGATCTTAATCTATATCACAACAGAGCACTTTGGATGAGGGGAAAGGGTTAGTAGACCTTTTCAAAAAACTGATTTTTCCTTTCTAGTTAGGCAGTAAGTCAGCTTACTCTGAACTAACTAATACCTTTTGGTCATGTAAAGGAAAAATAGCATGTCTcaaagttgttcctaagaatttTTTTCAAGTCAACACCAATAAACATCTAACAACAAGGGACCACTACAACTAAAGGTCCttataattacaaaaagaaattgTCAGAAAAGAGCGAAAGTACAGTTACAGGATGACAAGATATCTACCCTCCAAAAAGGTTGAGGAGGTTTAGAGAACATAATAAGATGCATAAGTATGAAAATGCTTCCAAGTCTTTGGCATATGTGAAATGAGAACTCACTTAGAGGTTAAAATAACCGTGAGCAAAAAATTCTAGATAGGGCAAAAGACTTGTCCTATATCAACAATGAATCAATAAACTCTTTAGGGCTGAAGAAGAGACTAGTATTTGATTGTGAAAAGtaatattataattagtttCCAGAGATGCAACAAAGCAGTAAGCCTTAGGGTTAAGTAATCAAATCACGGAAATTGAAATTCAAAAGAATAACGTCCAATTTGCAACGGAGCttctgtttatttatttttgacaGATAAATGCGGAGGGGGAAGGGGTGATGAAACAATGGTTCTTCCAACACGGAATGTGGATGACATGCATAATAATAAGATAAATCATCAACTAGGACCACACCATTCATAGAGTAGTTTGTAAACTTAGCTGTAAACATGAGGATACATGTTCATGCATCATAACCTAAGGGAGGTGGGATTGGAAAATTGACAAATAGCATGAAAAGTCCATTTACAATGAAAGATAGCATATACTTACACCAAAAGTGACAAGCCCTGGGCCTCTAGCATTTGGTCTCAAACCCTCTACACTGTCATTTTCTGTGGGATCAGACCTACACAAACCCATAGAAATTGTAACAAAGAAAAGGTGACCCAATTCACATCATGCCCACCAAGTGGGGTTTGGGGAGGGTAAACGTTCCCAACTGTTGCAATTAAGGATCACCCTCAATGAAAAGATTGGGAAGGGGATGCAAACATAACAAGCTACATGACAAAAAAAAGATGGATAAACAAAGAAGAGGTACCATAGAAGgtccattaaaataatagatCCTGCGTCCATTGTTATGGGTCTTTCAAGCTTCTCTATTTGTTCTACTGAATTGATAGACCTTCCAATGCCACCATGCATACagataattttcttttcaataaGAGCAGCTAATGGAAGATAGTTAAAAAGTTGATTGAATCGTGTCCATGCCCATATACCATCATTTtcaccctacaacaacatagtTAGTTGCGGAGTTGAATCAAAAAATTGAATGAATATAAGTTGTTTATGTCTCTACCATTCTTTCAATACACTCAATACGAAAACCAAATAATGCATTTATGTCAGCAGCTTCGTGATTTCCTCGTATCAAGTGAACATTCTCAGGATACTCAATCTACATAATAAGAAGAATGTCAATAGTCAATTACAAACACAAAGAAAACCAAATACAATAATACCAGACaaacaacataaaattaaatagtaGCCTGCCTTAAGAGCAAGTAGTAAGGTAATGGTTTCCAAGCTGTGTTGTCCTCGATCAACGTAATCTCCCAAAAACAGGTAGTCAATATAGCTGAAACATTCCACTGATTAGCTTATTCCAAAATATTCGTACAAAAAAGGATAGCATGGGTAAAATGCCTTTGAAAAAATCTCACTTGGGTATTGACTAGAAGAAATGTATTATTAACACAGAACAAAACCTATTTTTTAGGAACATATAACACGTATTAACTCCCAACCCAACCATCAGTTGGCACATTTTACTTCAAATCACAACAAATTGTAAGTAAATGACATGGTTTTTGGACTGAACAGATTTTAAACAGTATAGAGTTAATTAAATACAACAATCCATTGAGTAGAAGAGAAATCCACAAGCAAAGACAGACAGCCCAAAGTTCAAGGCTCCCACTTAGTGAGTGGGGCCAGGGCAAAATAAATGTCAGCAATCTTATCCCAAAAAGCAGAGAAATAGTTACCAAGATTTGAAACTGTGACTTCCACATCACAAAAAGCAACCTTACCAACACACAAAGGTATGTTTTTAAGAGTTAATTTGTCTTAAACCGATTTCAAAAGAAGGAAGGAACCACCGTTACACGTGCAGAATAATATCCCTTAAGACCTCAACTGTAGCTAACATATAAACTTCAAAAAGTTTTTACACACACTAACAAATACTCTTAAAAAAGAATGTGGTGATGTGTTTGCTAAGGACAACccattattttaaaactttaagaATATGGATGGTTGACCATAATAAGCTAGTTCATCATCAAAATGATGGGACTAAGTTCCAACGACTGCAAAGTAGTAAGATCAAGGATTAGATGATAGATATCACAGCAAGTGGGCCAGAGAAGAGTTGGTTTGTACTCTATCTATACTTTGCTATTTTGATACATGACCAATGTCAATCTGCCAAGTATATTAGTAAAAACTTACGTGATGTCTCCTGCAGTGGAAGGAAATCCATATTCATCAAATAGCCGCATCAAATCACCAAACTGACCATGAAGATCACCAAATACTTTAACAGGAGCTTTAAGCTGAAGGACAGTTGGTTCATGCATAAATATTTGCTCGGCAGCATAGCAAAGTTCACCCACTTCATAAGAATCCAAGAAGAACCGCCTGTTTACAGGAGCTTTCCAGTTGCGAGGCCTAAGCAAAGTTGAAATTATCTGGCAAGAAGACAATGGTAATAAGAGATTGTCTAATATAGCAATATGGCAATTAAGTGGGTACACACTAGGAAATCTATGCCAGGCACTGATAATATAAACAAAGcagaataaaaaaacaaataatgcTTGCCTTTTTATGTAATCCCTGAGGAGATTTCTGTCTAGTGAACTTCTTTGCAGGATATGGCAAATCATTATTTATGGGAATCATGCGTCTGCTTTCATTTTCAAATTGATCTAGTGATAATTGCCTCACCATTCCACCCAGGTTACCAACAGCCTCCTTGGCAACTACAACCTGTAACAAAATGTACATGATTTTGCATGCTTGAGAGGAACATTATCAACTTTAAACAAGGTTTCCAAGCACGTACAGCTCTAGGATGAAGGCGAACATCTCCTTCTGTGTCACTTCCATCTGAAACAGTTTCTGCAGCTTGTGAGTTGTCATCTGACACAGATGTTTCTTCAGCAGGACTATTGGATATAGCCTGCACAGCTTGCCAGACAGCAGTTGCTGCCTCAGCTTCAGCAGCTGATGCTTCCCTCAGTTTCTCCAATGAATTTCTGTCCATGCTGATAAAATGAACACATATCAAGTTGTCATAAAACTGAAATATCCTGAGCATAAGGACAGTGAAGTAAAAGTGTTGAGCTTCTAAAGAAGGAAGCAACAAATGATATACCCGGAGCCACTAGATGAAAGAATGTCTGGTCCACCATCCAAATTTGGTGTTGTTACATTATAATTTAAGTTAGATTGACTTGATTTGGAGCTCATAACTCTCTCAGGAGAATTAATGTCAGGCTGCAATGGTGAATTTTCAGCAACTAAGAAATCATCTAGTAGTATATCTGCAGAGGATAACATGTTTCTATTagtattgataaaaaaataaacaaaattttgaaatatattagaAACATCAgtgtaagaaaaataaaatgtaaaattatcaCAACACTTGCAGTCCATAATACAAATTGGAGGATTGTAACACATTAGTTCCTTCAATGGGCCTTTTATTTGCTTCTACCTAACTATTGATAActgacaattaattaattaacccAAGGCATTATAATGCGTAGCCCAAATGT encodes the following:
- the LOC137829663 gene encoding serine/threonine-protein phosphatase BSL1, whose translation is MGSKPWLYPASTYRNLETFWDTDEDGPGPRCGHTLTAVAATKTQGPRLILFGGATAIEGGSSSAPGIRLAGVTNTVHSYDVQTRKWISIKPAGEPPSPRAAHAAAAVGTMVVFQGGIGPAGHSTDDLYVLDLTNDKYKWHRVVVQGQGPGPRYGHVMDLVAQRYLVTVSGNDGKRVVSDAWVLDTAQKPYVWQKLSPEGDRPSARMYATASARSDGMFLLCGGRDSSGAPLADAYGLLMHRNGQWEWTLAPGVSPSPRYQHAAVFVGARLHVTGGVLRGGRSVEGEASIAVLDTAAGVWLDRNGIVSSSRSNKGHDYDPSLELMRRCRHAAAAVSTHIFIYGGLRGDILLDDFLVAENSPLQPDINSPERVMSSKSSQSNLNYNVTTPNLDGGPDILSSSGSGMDRNSLEKLREASAAEAEAATAVWQAVQAISNSPAEETSVSDDNSQAAETVSDGSDTEGDVRLHPRAVVVAKEAVGNLGGMVRQLSLDQFENESRRMIPINNDLPYPAKKFTRQKSPQGLHKKIISTLLRPRNWKAPVNRRFFLDSYEVGELCYAAEQIFMHEPTVLQLKAPVKVFGDLHGQFGDLMRLFDEYGFPSTAGDITYIDYLFLGDYVDRGQHSLETITLLLALKIEYPENVHLIRGNHEAADINALFGFRIECIERMGENDGIWAWTRFNQLFNYLPLAALIEKKIICMHGGIGRSINSVEQIEKLERPITMDAGSIILMDLLWSDPTENDSVEGLRPNARGPGLVTFGPDRVTDFCKKNKLQLIIRAHECVMDGFERFAQGQLITLFSATNYCGTANNAGAILVVGRGLVVVPKLIHPLPPPLQSPETSPERGMDETWMQELNIQRPPTPTRGRPQPDLDRGSLAYI